GGCATCGCCGTGTTCCGGGCTGGGAACGCTGTGTAAGTCTCGTCTCACCTGCGCCGAAGCGCCCCCGTGCACCCTTCCCGCCCGCCGCGACGGCCGTATTGTCTAAACGTCAAACGCCCCAGGGGCCGAAGGGGCCCCTCCCGAAGGAGCTCCCATGACCGCGCCCGTCGTCCACTCGCTGCGCGAACAGATCCGCGAGCACATCCTGGAAGGGATCATCAGCGGGCGCTGGCAGCCGGGCGAGCGGATCGTGGAGCGCCGGATCGCCACCGAGCTGGAGGTCAGCCAGACGCCGGTGCGGGAGGCGCTGCGGGAGCTGGAGTCGCTGCGGCTGATCGAGTCGGCGCCGAACAAGGGCGTGCGGGTGCGGAACCTGACCGCCGCCGACCTGGAGGAGAGCTACCCGGTCCGGGCCGGCCTGGAGGCGATCGCGGCGGAGCTGGCGGCGGAGCGGCTGGCCGTGGACTGTTCGGCCCTGGAGCCGCACGTGGCGGCACTGTACGAGGCCGACCGGGGCGCCGACGGCACCGCGCAGGTGCGGCACACGGTGGGCTTCCACCGGGAGCTGGTCCGCGCCGCGGGCAACTCGGTACTGCTGCACACGTGGGAGGGCCTGGGCATCGAGGTCTTCACGGCGCTGTCGATACGGTGGCTGGGGACGGTGCAGCAGTCGTACGCGGAGGAGCACGACGAGCTGGTGGCGGCCTTCCGCCGCCGGGACCCCCGCATCCCGGAGATCGTCAAGTCCCACGTCCTGGGCTGCGCTCCCCGGGCGTAGTCTCTCGCCCCCGCCGCCCCTACCCTTCCCGTCCCTGAGGGCTGCGCCCCCAGACCCCCCGTTTCGCGCAGTTCCCCGCGCCCCTGAAGGGGCGCGGGGAACTGCGCGATCAGCCACGACGGCCCCCGCACCCGCCACTCGGCCGCACCCCCCGAGCTCATCCGCGCCCACCCGCTCTCACCTGCACGAATCCCCCGACGGCACCGTCACTCCGTGCCATCGCCGAAGGCACCCCGTGCCGACTTTCTCGTAATCAAGAGGTTTTGCCCCTCAACCCTTTGATCGATCATCGATCAGGGAGTTACAGTCACGGACGGGCTTCCACCCGAGCCCCACGCCCTGTCCTGCCAAAGACCTAGGGCACCCCGAACCCTTGCCGATGAGGGAACCCCCTTCGACTGAGGAAGGCGGCGACATGACCGACCCCAAAGCCATCCAGCCGAGCGAGCTCGACCAGCTCCCGGACCGCGACCCCGAGGAGACCGCCGAGTGGCAGGCCTCCCTGGACGCCGTCACCAAGGCGGCCGGGCCGCACCGTGCCGCGTACCTGATGCGCCGCACGCTGGAGCGCGCCGAGGGCGCCGGCCTGGCGCTGCCGAAGCTGCTGGAGACGGACTACGTCAACTCCATCCCGACCGCCGACGAGCCCGCTGTGGACGGCGACGAGGACCTGGAGCAGCGGATCACCGCCTGGAACCGCTGGAACGCGGCCGCCATGGTGACCCGCGGCAGCAAGCACGGCGTCGGCGGCCACATCGCCACCTTCGCCTCCGCGGCCTGGCTGTACGAGACCGGCTTCAACCACTTCTTCAAGGGCAAGGAGGGTGACGGCTCCGGCGACCAGCTCTACGTCCAGGGCCACGCCTCCCCCGGCATCTACGCCCGTGCCTTCCTCGACGGCCGGCTGACCGAGGACCACCTCGACAACTTCCGGCGCGAGGCCGGCGGCAACGGACTGCCTTCGTACCCGCACCCGCGCCGCCTGCCCTGGCTGTGGGAGTTCCCCACCGTCTCCATGGGCCTCGGCCCGATCTCCGCGATCTACCAGGCGCGGTTCAACCGCTACCTGACCAGCCGCGGCATCAAGGACCTGACCAACTCCCACGTGTGGGCGTTCCTCGGCGACGGCGAGATGGACGAGCCGGAGTCCACCACCGCGCTCACCCTCGCCTCCCGCGAGGGCCTGGACAACCTGACCTTCGTCATCAACTGCAACCTGCAGCGCCTCGACGGTCCGGTCCGCGCCAACTTCAAGATCGTGCAGGAGCTGGAGGCCCAGTTCCGCGGCGCCGGCTGGAACGTCGTCAAGAGCCTGTGGGGCACGGCGTGGGACGAGCTGTTCCAGCTCGACACGAACGGCGCGCTCGTACGCCGCCTGCGCGAGGTACCCGACGCGCAGGTGCAGACGTACCAGACGCGCGACGCCGCCTACATCCGCGAGGACTTCTTCGGCAAGGACCCGGAGCTCGCCGCGATGGCGAAGCTGCTGTCCGACGACAA
The Streptomyces sp. NBC_01723 genome window above contains:
- a CDS encoding GntR family transcriptional regulator, with the translated sequence MTAPVVHSLREQIREHILEGIISGRWQPGERIVERRIATELEVSQTPVREALRELESLRLIESAPNKGVRVRNLTAADLEESYPVRAGLEAIAAELAAERLAVDCSALEPHVAALYEADRGADGTAQVRHTVGFHRELVRAAGNSVLLHTWEGLGIEVFTALSIRWLGTVQQSYAEEHDELVAAFRRRDPRIPEIVKSHVLGCAPRA